A genomic segment from Polyangium mundeleinium encodes:
- the aqpZ gene encoding aquaporin Z has protein sequence MSIGKKIIAEAVGTCWLVLGGVGSAVIAGDKIGNLGVAFAFGLTVLTMAYAFGHISGAHLNPAVTVGLAAAGRFPRAEVLPYVVAQLIGGVVGAGLLLLVARGMPGGYDPVASGLGANGYGAHSPAGYAASSAFFVEVVLTFFFVVVILGATSKRAMNTFGGIAIGLCLTLIHLVDIPITNASVNPARSTGPALFVGGWALAQLWMFWVAPLLGAALAGLTARALEPDQVLRKARPGPPGPAEQVPTRA, from the coding sequence ATGTCCATCGGAAAAAAGATCATCGCAGAGGCCGTCGGGACGTGCTGGCTCGTGCTCGGCGGCGTCGGCAGCGCGGTCATCGCGGGCGACAAGATCGGAAACCTCGGCGTCGCGTTCGCATTCGGCCTCACGGTGCTCACCATGGCCTACGCATTCGGCCACATCTCGGGCGCGCACCTCAACCCGGCCGTCACGGTGGGGCTCGCGGCGGCCGGACGCTTCCCACGCGCGGAAGTGCTGCCGTACGTCGTGGCCCAGCTCATCGGCGGCGTCGTCGGCGCGGGCCTCCTGCTGCTCGTCGCGCGAGGCATGCCCGGCGGCTACGACCCTGTCGCGAGCGGCCTCGGCGCGAACGGCTATGGCGCGCACTCGCCCGCCGGCTATGCCGCGTCGTCCGCGTTCTTCGTCGAGGTCGTGCTGACCTTCTTCTTCGTCGTCGTGATCCTCGGAGCCACGTCGAAGCGCGCGATGAATACGTTCGGCGGGATCGCGATCGGCCTCTGCTTGACGTTGATTCACCTCGTCGACATCCCGATCACCAATGCCTCCGTCAACCCTGCGCGCTCCACGGGGCCTGCGCTGTTCGTGGGCGGATGGGCACTCGCGCAGCTCTGGATGTTCTGGGTCGCGCCGCTCCTCGGCGCCGCGCTCGCGGGGCTCACGGCGCGCGCGCTCGAGCCGGATCAGGTGCTCCGCAAGGCGCGCCCGGGCCCGCCAGGGCCGGCCGAGCAGGTGCCCACGCGGGCGTGA
- a CDS encoding aminotransferase class IV yields the protein MKPYCYHDGKIVPTEKATLPITDLAVLRGYGVFDFLKTVNGKPFLWKEHWRRLQRSAKLLGLKIPLPEKAVREAIDRLLAKNEGEDCNIRLLLTGGVATNGLLVDEPRLYVLSEPIQKLPRKVFEKGAKVIRCSHERIVPEAKTTDYLAAVRLQKERIRAGAVEILYVVNGRVLECSTSNFFLVKNGRLITARDAVLLGTRRNLVLDLAKKAGIEIEERDVAETELASAEEAFLTATNKNIVPVVQVDDLKIGNGKPGVVTRRLMTLFADYMARY from the coding sequence ATGAAGCCTTACTGCTATCACGACGGAAAGATAGTGCCGACGGAGAAGGCGACGTTGCCGATCACGGATCTGGCAGTCTTGCGTGGTTATGGCGTGTTCGATTTCCTGAAAACGGTGAACGGCAAGCCGTTTTTGTGGAAGGAGCACTGGAGGCGCTTGCAACGCTCGGCGAAGCTCCTCGGCTTGAAAATTCCACTCCCAGAGAAGGCCGTTCGTGAGGCGATCGATCGGCTGCTCGCAAAGAACGAAGGGGAGGACTGCAACATCCGGCTTCTGCTCACGGGCGGCGTCGCCACGAACGGGCTCCTCGTCGACGAGCCGCGTTTGTATGTTCTTTCGGAGCCAATCCAAAAGCTCCCCAGGAAGGTCTTCGAGAAGGGAGCGAAGGTCATCCGGTGTTCGCACGAGCGGATCGTGCCAGAGGCCAAAACGACGGACTATCTGGCCGCGGTACGCCTGCAGAAGGAGCGGATCCGCGCTGGGGCGGTGGAGATCCTCTACGTGGTGAACGGCAGGGTCCTGGAGTGCTCCACGAGCAACTTCTTCCTCGTGAAGAACGGGCGGTTGATCACCGCCCGTGACGCCGTGCTCCTCGGGACGAGGCGAAATCTCGTCCTCGATCTCGCGAAAAAAGCCGGTATCGAGATCGAGGAAAGAGACGTGGCGGAAACGGAGCTTGCCTCGGCCGAGGAAGCGTTTCTCACGGCGACCAACAAGAACATCGTGCCGGTGGTCCAGGTCGACGACCTCAAAATCGGCAACGGAAAGCCGGGCGTGGTGACGCGCCGGCTGATGACCCTGTTTGCGGACTACATGGCTCGTTATTGA
- a CDS encoding sensor histidine kinase, whose translation MAGADTSIVASSEDTFSTLAARLLSSSVEPRDAHRIAVDFVASALGTHVTLFYGVSEDGRTLAVSAHHGAPEALLARLASLPLESASLIARVARTRKAAEVDAAAKDAPFDARVAAEIGCGQRALAAPLIAGERLLGLLVCFTPTAESGRDRTLPMLSAFASLIGATLGSARPADENALRRSQERLARAQRIAHIGSWEWEIGTNEVFWSDECFRLFGLPPSAEKKTYEDFLSFVHPDDRAEVDEVVRGALSGDASSYSTDHRILAVGDRERIMHVDCDVIRDDAGRALRMWGTVQDVTEQRRAEKALQKSEALFRQVLETLPVGVWVSDEHGNVILMNPAGQTIWNETRFVGPERFDEFKAWWVETGNEVKADEWALSRAVKKGETALNELIEIQAFDGSRKIVLNSAAPVRDPKGRIIGGFVINQDVTAQRRAEMALQKSEALFRKVLETLPVGVWVSDEHGNLVLINPAGQRIWGGVRFVGPEEFDEYKGWWVDTGKEVKSDEWALSRAVKKGETALNELVEIQTFDGIRKFVLNSAAPVRDPNGRFLGAFAINDDVTEQRRLEAERERLVHALSTERRWLRTVIDRSPIGIVLCKLDKEPEFLMNHKAEELMGEAMPTDVLGLLRQRLHLPDGSPVPDQDLSLNRALRGEVVTGRELLVRTPHEPDVPVLNNASPIRNEEGEIVGAVVTYEDITPLKELERLRQEWTSVVAHDLRQPVTTIMTLAGALARSGADATARSRGERIVGSAARLSRMIGDLLDGSRIETHRLELLRAPTDIPALLGRVIEASDNRERVTISIHGEIPALFVDAQRIEQVAENLLSNAVKYGFPGTPIELLAERRGDEVVVAVRNQGPGIPPEDMRTLFERFQRGRAKGSMIKGLGLGLYIVRGLVEAHGGRVEAHSVPGEITMFSLSLPIDTSVEGIHEDTSKPSASTT comes from the coding sequence ATGGCAGGGGCCGACACGAGCATCGTTGCCAGCAGCGAAGATACGTTTTCCACGCTCGCGGCGCGCCTCCTGAGCAGCTCCGTCGAGCCTCGGGACGCGCACCGCATCGCCGTCGACTTCGTGGCCTCGGCGCTCGGCACACACGTGACGCTTTTCTACGGCGTCAGCGAAGACGGGCGTACGCTCGCCGTTTCCGCGCATCACGGTGCACCTGAAGCGCTGCTCGCCCGTCTCGCCTCGCTCCCGCTCGAATCCGCCAGCCTGATCGCCCGGGTGGCGCGCACGCGCAAGGCCGCAGAGGTCGACGCCGCAGCGAAGGATGCCCCCTTCGATGCGCGCGTGGCCGCGGAGATCGGATGCGGCCAGAGAGCCCTCGCGGCCCCGCTCATCGCCGGGGAGCGTCTGCTCGGGCTCCTCGTTTGCTTCACGCCGACAGCCGAAAGCGGCCGGGACCGGACGCTCCCCATGCTCTCGGCCTTCGCCAGTTTGATCGGGGCCACGCTGGGCTCCGCGCGTCCGGCGGATGAGAATGCGCTGCGCCGGAGCCAGGAGCGACTCGCCCGCGCCCAGCGAATCGCCCATATCGGGAGCTGGGAATGGGAGATCGGCACGAACGAGGTCTTCTGGTCGGATGAGTGCTTCCGCCTCTTCGGCCTGCCTCCCTCGGCCGAAAAAAAGACCTACGAGGACTTCCTTTCGTTTGTGCATCCCGACGATCGCGCGGAGGTCGACGAGGTCGTACGAGGAGCCCTCAGCGGAGACGCCTCCTCGTATTCGACCGATCACCGTATCCTCGCGGTCGGCGACCGGGAGCGGATCATGCACGTGGACTGCGACGTGATCCGCGACGACGCGGGACGCGCGCTCCGCATGTGGGGGACGGTCCAGGACGTGACGGAGCAACGCCGCGCGGAGAAGGCGCTCCAGAAGAGCGAGGCCCTCTTCCGCCAGGTCCTCGAGACGTTGCCCGTCGGGGTATGGGTCTCCGACGAGCACGGCAACGTCATCTTGATGAACCCCGCCGGACAAACCATCTGGAACGAGACGCGGTTCGTCGGGCCGGAGCGATTCGACGAATTCAAGGCCTGGTGGGTCGAGACGGGCAACGAAGTCAAGGCCGACGAATGGGCCCTCTCCCGCGCCGTGAAAAAAGGCGAGACCGCGCTGAACGAGCTCATCGAGATCCAGGCCTTCGACGGCTCGCGCAAGATCGTGCTGAACTCGGCGGCGCCGGTGCGCGACCCGAAAGGGCGAATCATCGGGGGCTTCGTCATCAACCAGGACGTGACGGCGCAACGTCGCGCCGAAATGGCGCTCCAGAAGAGCGAGGCCCTCTTCCGGAAGGTCCTCGAGACGTTGCCGGTCGGGGTATGGGTCTCCGACGAGCACGGCAACCTGGTGCTGATCAACCCCGCCGGACAGCGCATCTGGGGCGGGGTGAGGTTCGTCGGGCCGGAAGAATTCGACGAATACAAGGGATGGTGGGTCGACACGGGCAAGGAGGTCAAGTCCGACGAATGGGCCCTCTCCCGCGCCGTGAAAAAAGGTGAGACCGCGCTGAACGAGCTCGTCGAGATCCAGACCTTCGACGGCATCCGCAAGTTCGTGCTGAACTCGGCAGCGCCGGTGCGTGATCCGAATGGCCGGTTCCTCGGGGCATTCGCCATCAATGACGACGTGACCGAGCAGCGCCGGCTCGAAGCGGAGCGCGAGCGGCTCGTTCACGCCTTGTCCACGGAGCGGCGGTGGCTCCGGACCGTGATCGACCGCTCGCCCATTGGAATCGTGCTCTGCAAGCTGGACAAAGAGCCGGAGTTTCTCATGAACCACAAGGCGGAGGAGCTCATGGGCGAGGCCATGCCGACGGACGTGCTCGGTCTCTTGCGGCAGCGGCTCCACCTGCCGGACGGCTCGCCGGTCCCCGATCAGGATCTCTCGCTGAATCGTGCCCTGCGGGGCGAGGTCGTCACGGGACGGGAGCTGCTCGTCCGGACGCCCCACGAGCCCGACGTACCCGTCTTGAACAATGCGTCCCCCATTCGCAATGAAGAGGGCGAGATCGTCGGGGCCGTGGTGACGTACGAGGACATCACGCCGCTGAAGGAGCTCGAGCGATTGCGCCAGGAATGGACCAGCGTGGTGGCCCATGACCTGCGCCAGCCGGTCACGACCATCATGACGCTCGCCGGGGCCCTCGCGCGCTCCGGGGCCGACGCCACGGCGCGCAGCCGCGGCGAGCGGATCGTCGGGAGCGCAGCGCGGCTCAGCCGCATGATCGGCGATCTGCTCGATGGTTCGAGGATCGAGACCCACAGGCTGGAGCTCTTGCGCGCGCCGACCGATATCCCGGCGCTGCTCGGACGCGTCATCGAGGCGAGCGACAACCGCGAGCGCGTCACGATTTCGATCCACGGCGAGATCCCTGCCCTCTTCGTGGACGCGCAACGGATCGAGCAGGTCGCGGAGAACCTCCTCTCCAATGCGGTCAAATATGGCTTCCCCGGGACGCCAATCGAGCTCCTCGCGGAGCGACGCGGCGACGAGGTGGTGGTGGCGGTGCGGAATCAGGGGCCGGGCATTCCGCCCGAGGACATGCGCACCCTGTTCGAGCGATTTCAGCGAGGACGCGCGAAAGGCAGCATGATCAAGGGGCTCGGGCTCGGGCTCTACATCGTGCGGGGCCTCGTGGAGGCGCATGGCGGGCGGGTCGAGGCCCACAGCGTCCCCGGCGAGATCACCATGTTTTCGCTTTCCCTGCCCATCGATACCAGCGTGGAGGGGATACACGAGGACACGTCGAAGCCATCGGCGAGCACCACCTGA